From a single Natronorubrum tibetense GA33 genomic region:
- a CDS encoding type II toxin-antitoxin system PemK/MazF family toxin: MASDLERCDVCYGDDPFKGADYSRPWVLISNESQPFQGDQYIALALTTRTWHDGFVRIPDDAWVEGGTPKSSSIVPWSVETIDANDIEFRQGRLETALVDETVATLTEYVS, encoded by the coding sequence ATGGCAAGTGATCTCGAGCGTTGCGACGTCTGCTACGGCGACGATCCGTTCAAAGGAGCCGACTATTCACGGCCGTGGGTACTTATCAGCAACGAGTCACAGCCGTTTCAGGGCGATCAGTACATCGCTCTCGCACTGACGACCCGAACCTGGCACGACGGATTTGTTCGGATCCCCGACGACGCCTGGGTCGAAGGCGGGACGCCGAAGTCGAGCAGTATCGTTCCGTGGAGCGTGGAAACCATCGACGCAAACGACATCGAGTTCCGACAAGGCCGTCTGGAAACGGCACTCGTCGATGAAACCGTTGCCACGCTCACGGAGTATGTCTCTTGA